DNA from Platichthys flesus chromosome 20, fPlaFle2.1, whole genome shotgun sequence:
CTTTGTCGTCTGTTATGACTAACTGAAGCAAACGACACACAAATATCTGGCACGCATCCGTTCTATCATCAGTCTTTTCTCTCGAGCATTTCCTCATGACGTCTCACATCATAAGCCACGCCTCAGCTCTTTAAGAGTGAAATGAATTGAATAACAGGAATTAGAAAGATACTTAACAATAAATTAACAAAGAGAAAGACGACCTGCATCCCcaaggctctctctctctctctctctctctctcacaccatGAATGTCCTGCAGCTCACATGTTTGCCGCCCCTGTGCTTGTGGCCGATGCTTGAGACCTTTCGACTGCTCCTCTGCAAACCTCCCTTCAGCCTCACGCTGCCGGGCGCACTCTGTGACCCCGGCCTTCCTTtggccagctgctcctcctcctcctcctcctcctcctcctcttgcttgCAGTTTTTGAGGTTCTGGCAGTTCTGGCAATCGCAGGAGCGCTCTACGTGGGAGGGCTTCCGGCCCGTGCAAAACCACTTCATGGAGCCGTAGAGAAACTCGGCTAAGCTGGCAACGGCTGATATCACCCCCACAGCGAAGtagaagcagaggaagatggTCTTCTCTGCAGGGCGGGAGACGAAGCAGTCCACGGTGTAGGGGCAGGGAAAGCGGCTACAGGGGAACTGGGCCTCCACCTTGAAGCCGTACAGCTTCCACTGGCCCACCAGGAAGCCAACTTCTGCCACCAAGCGAAAGGCCACGTTGACGATGTAGAGCCTCCGGATGCGCCggtcctctctctgctgctggctgctggaTTGGGAGCGTCTTTCCCTCTTGTTGTGGTGGTGCATGGCGTACATGAGGAAGACCAGAGACGGCGTGGCGATGAGGACAATGTGGAACACCCAGAATCTGTACTGGGAGATGGGGAAGGCCATGTCGTAGCACACCTGCTTGCAGCCCGGCTGGAGGGTGTTGCAGGCAAACTCCTCCTGCTCGTCGTCGAACAAGTCACTGGCGACGGTTCCCAGGATCAGAATCCTGAACACGAGCATGAGCAAGAGCCAGAAACGGCCAAGCATCGGCGAGTGGGCCTGGAGGGTGTCGAAGAGACCGCCGAGGTAGCCCCATTCCCCCATGATTGCAGCAGTGTCCCGGGTAAGGATCCTTGGGAGTGCAGTGATTTATCCACCCGTCCTTCTCGGAGTGACAGCTGCCTCtggatgaaaacagaaactAGTGACCTGTTATCCCAATTTCATGACTCAGTGAGACTGATCTGCAGGTCAAAGTTTGGTCCCCGGCTCCTGCGTCTGAATCAGTGATAGCGCCTCAGATTCCAAAGACCTAAAAGTAAAACAGGATTATACAACCTGCAATAACAGCAATTCAAGGAATACAACAGCAACACTGGCATGTACTCTACCCCTGAGTGTGGGTTTTAATTTGGAGTTGCAAAGGCCTAAGCGAGATGAATTCAGTCTCAGTCACTTACAAGCGCCAACGGTTGGAAAAACACCGGCTGGTCGAGTCGGATACTCGACTCAGATGCGATCAGACGACAGAACAGGTTCAGCAAAAGGTGTTTCAGTGACACCTGCAACCTAGACCTCTGATAAGCCTAAAAAATCCTGTCTGGGGCTCTTCTCATTTATCTCCTGCCACACAGGTATGACTCCAAGGTATGAAGTCACATCCGATCCAGACGTTAAGCTCATGTCCAGCCTGACTTGTGTCGCTCTCGCTCGCTCCAAATGGCCCGGGATCGAGGTTTTGCCCGGTGCTTATAATTGACAGGGCGGCGGCGGTTTGAGGAAATTCCTCCCCCACCGGAGTACAACACAAAAGTGATGTTTACCCAGAGAGAGGCTAAATCTTGATGAGCATTTTCAAAGCGCTTCCTAAATGGCAGGAAGGATCTGTGCTAAGCTGTACCACCGGTTGCCCTGCTCACAGGAGAACATGTGAAAACGACTGTGGTTTTGAGTTTAGGATTTGTTCAGTCACAACTTCCCAGTGAATCAACGATTACACGGATCAGCTTCATTAAAACCACTGCATTTACTGTAAACAACATTCTAATCACTActgattaacatttttattgtggcTTAATATACCGATAACTTATCACTACAACTGTCAATGATCAAACAGGTCTtgagactgaaaacaaaaagcctTGAAGTCAGTCGCTAtcttttaaaattaaatgaaactcaCCCATTCATATTTCTAAGCGACCCGTTCCCCAGTGAATCTAACACATGTGACAGATGGTCCACCCTTCCTTACACACTCATGAGAACCTGACTTGTACAGACACAATCGGCGACACGGTTCATGAGACGTTAGCGGTCGAGCAAGATTTTCATGCAAATTGAAATTCCACGAGAACACAAATCAGTACAAACACGTTAGCTTTATTTTTTCTACGTATAAAAACGAACAGCCATTGAAATATTTACAGGACAAAACATCAGATTGCAAACAGAGGAACTTTCAAGTAATACATTTTCAGGCTTAAAAcgtgaccaacacacacaaacaagtcaacaaacaacacaaacaaatatgtatttaaaactCGTTTTCTTTGCTGTGCAACAGATCAGAAACTTGAGCCTCTACAGGACGTATTCAGGCTCGGGGTGTGCAGCCACCACACCCCAATTTATTAAAGTGAAGCCGTTTTAAACACATGGCACAACATAGGTGTTAAAGTTACTAAAGAATCTTGAATAAGTAGTTTAACTTGGATGCAAAATTTAAAAGTCTTCATCTGAGTCGGAGTCCAGGATGTAGGCAACAGGTTTGCGGGCACGTGTGGGCTTCTCTTTCGCTGCTGTGGCTTTGATAGGTTCTGCCGCCTCCTGATCTGAAACCTGGAAGCTGTCGTCCTCTTCCCATTTCTTCGTTTTCTATACCAAAGAAAAATATTCAGGCACAAACAAGGTGTTAAGAGACtggaaaatcacaaaataagTCCTACATAAGCCTCTAGAGACTTCCATGGAAAAATCTGAATTCAGAGTGAAAGCTGACCTTGCTGCCGGCGGTCATTTTGGCCTTGAGGCGGGACATGAGGTTGTCGGAGCCGCTGTCGGAGTCGTCACTGACAACTTGTTTCCGCTTGAGAGCCACCTTCGCCTTTGTAACTTTAACATCAGCTTCTGAATCACTCGAGTCAAACGAAGAGAAGGGCTTGGAGGTAGTTTTGGAGATAGGTTTGGTCTTAGAGAGAGCGTCCAGGATCGACGGCTGCTTCGCATCTaagagaaaagaacaagaaaaacaaaccacagtcAAATATGGCAATTAGCTAACATGAAACACTCACCTAAAGTGTTTAATCTATACGAGTTCTACAAATAC
Protein-coding regions in this window:
- the LOC133931642 gene encoding gap junction delta-3 protein-like gives rise to the protein MGEWGYLGGLFDTLQAHSPMLGRFWLLLMLVFRILILGTVASDLFDDEQEEFACNTLQPGCKQVCYDMAFPISQYRFWVFHIVLIATPSLVFLMYAMHHHNKRERRSQSSSQQQREDRRIRRLYIVNVAFRLVAEVGFLVGQWKLYGFKVEAQFPCSRFPCPYTVDCFVSRPAEKTIFLCFYFAVGVISAVASLAEFLYGSMKWFCTGRKPSHVERSCDCQNCQNLKNCKQEEEEEEEEEEQLAKGRPGSQSAPGSVRLKGGLQRSSRKVSSIGHKHRGGKHVSCRTFMV